One Thamnophis elegans isolate rThaEle1 chromosome 2, rThaEle1.pri, whole genome shotgun sequence genomic window, TTATTTTTGAAGCATGCACAGTCAAGCTAAGAACTAAAGATAATAATACTCTTTCCGGTTGGATGTTTTCTGTTCCAAGATTCAGTTCACAGAATATAAAACCGATGTGGTTTAGAGGCAATTAATTTCTCCGTGGAAATGGAATACAAACTGGCAACACCATTTCATAATGTTCAGAGCAATAAACAGGCTAAGGTAAAGACAAAAATGTACATCAGATGAAGAGCAAACCAGttatcagttccttgtgatatgacctggactgtttgatggactctgatacctctatttccacgaaagtaaaagcctatttaaactgcagtgtctctgtatgctggtttgtgtggtctccaacacaactctcacaacacttctctgaacgcactcgctctcccaacggggagcttacctaacaagaaCCAAGCTACTTtctgactacaggtagtccttgacttataagagTTCATCTATGATCGTTCAAACaccactgagaaaagtgacttatgaccatttttcacatttatgacctttgcagcatcccatgatcatgtgatcaaaattcagacacttggcaactggatcatatttacgatgattgcagtgtcccggggttataGGATctgcttttgggaccttctgacaagcaaagccaatgggaaagccagatccgCCTAAAAACAGGATTACCAAACTTAtcaattcacttaactactgagGCAAGGAAGGAcataaaaatggggaaaactcacttaacaaataccacaataacagaaattttggactcaactgtgattgtaagtcaaggactatctgtattaaccAACATCTTAAGCTGTCCTAAGATGTTAAACAAGTCCCTATTGTTCCCCCATCAATATTTTTAAGTGTAGGACATCTGAGGTTTTGCCTTGCAGTTGCTCACAGTCCAAATATGTCCTTTTTAGATTATATTTTGATCTAATCAAAACAAGTTTGgccaaagaatttttttaaaaaatagaaagttgAAAGCTACTGTATAGGCCCGTGACAGCGAATCAAAGTCACGCGTGCCAGAGTTGGctcacagagccctctctgtgggcacggtTGTCATCAACATCTGttcttctggtttaaaaaacagactgtttttcaggccatttggggccCTTATTGGGGCTTTATTTCAAGctaaaaaatggtctgaaaatccccccccccaaaacagcctgaaaacagcccccaaaagacctgaaaatggccccaaaacagcctgaaagtggcccaaaaacagccccaaaacagccaaaaaaccagCATGcacgcaccggccagctggtctttgagtttttgGCGCTTTGGCACGAACACATGCATCTTCCGATTTGGGCACTTGgttccaaaaaggtttgccatcactggcataggcaATGCTTTGGATTAATACATAGTCCTCACTAATGAAATATTAGAAATAGCCTTGGCTTTGTCTAGTATTTGGTTCCTTTTTTTGCTCTATGTGAACCTCTAATCAATATGAGGAGCAGGTTGTAATGGCGGGCAAGCATTGATACTCTCTTCTGGCCCCTGAATATCATCACTTCCCATCTCATTGTTTGGTCCAGCTTCTGAGGTCCCATCTTCGTTGTACAAGTACTTGAACCCATCATAGAATTCATCACTCTGCAAGTCAGCCTCATAAACCTTGCCTCTGAAGAGTGAAGCTTGCATGTTaaactgcatttctttcttctccATGGGATAATAGTAGGGTAATCCTTCAGCCAGGTGAGTTTGGATGTTTCGATTTGCAGGGTTGAAAATGTAGACAGCATTGGGTAGCTGGAAGCCCAGGATCTGCTGATCCACAAGTTCTTTGCAGTGGATGAATTTGGTGCTGTCAATCTGCCGCGTAATACAAATATAATGTGATAAAACCATTTTCCTCTCGTTTCCTTAATTTTTAGGTGCTAtcagtaatttattttttaaaagtttctccaTTTAATTCCAGTAATTCCAGCAAATTGCTCTATAAAACCAGACAAGTCTATCCTTGGACTCAGCGCCAACAAATGGAAAAACTAGAGATGCTTTGGCCGAGTTCACACTTAATGTGAAGCTTTTATGTCTTTgcatgttagatttttttttaatgttgtgaatGTACTATAAACCACAATTAGGGTGAATGCTCTGTTTTAAAACTGCTGCTCACTCAAGATAAATGGTGTGGAATGAGTTCGGAACCAACGGAACTATTATACAGCAAATGTGGTTTATTTTTTAGCCACAGCCTTTTATCTTTTGCCTAgcatggcaaaaaaaatgctgtgccTATCTTTTGTTTTCAAATTATTGTGCAAATGCACTATGATGGAACAAGGCAGACAAGAAAGCAAAGGCTAGATAAAGCAAAGCCTTATCCATTATCCTTAGCCATCTGAGCTGGAAATATAGCTGCACAATAATGGGAGAATCACAGGTTCCCTGTTTCATGAGAACTTTAAGCCATCAATGAACCCCTAAAATTGTGGGAGTTATAAGGGATGCATTATATTTTTTCACTACTCAATAGTACCTTGGTATTAAGCAAGGGGGGACGATGGCTTAGCAGTTAAAGACACTgcgcttgtcagctggaaagctaacAGCCTGGGTTCGAGAGTTAAGCGCTGCAAAACAAGGTGAGTTCCAGTTCCTACCCCAGCTCTTGCCCATctatcagttcaaaagcatgcaagtgcaagtagataaataggtaccactttgctgGGAACATACCATAGCATCCTgcatgcctttggcatttagttaaaCTCTTGTGCCTTTGGCCACAagaccacagaaaatgtcttcagacaaggCTGGCTTCTTGGGCAAGAAATGAAAATCAGAATTGTGTCCTAGAGTTGTCACTATTGgtcagggaaacctttaccttatttagcAAGTATTAAACCACTCAAGAGGACAGGGAAATGGGAGCACAATAGAAGGCTTTCATTTCTGTCTTCAAGAAGTCTGCATAACGCACACAGTAAAGCAAAATTCTGAATTAAACTATAATGATTCATAGCATTGATTTTCATAGCGTTAACTATGAAACATTATAGTTTCCTATATTATGTCATTGGCTAATATCCAAACTGGCCACCCTTAAATTTCCTAAGACCTTGGGCACCATTATTGTTATTACCTGttgctttgcttttgttttatgGTTTGAATCCTGCATTTGTTGTCCAGAATCACAACTGCAAGATGGGTGGCTACACAAATTGAtgtaataaagaaattaaaagatccaACTCCTGGGTTCACTAAGCCGCCTATTACATGGCTGCGAGAAATGTGAACGGGTTATAAAGCTAAACTCTATAGGAGGCTAAAGACAGTGGTGCTCACATATTCTCAACTGCCAGAGCAGAGGCAATGCTCTGGTTGAGGTAAGAACATCTGGAATACCTGAAAATACGAACTAAGCTAAGCATGACGCCATGGTTCCATATAACCCACTAATGATTTTAATTCATCAGAACCTTAAATCCCATTAAACTAACCTGATCTTTTGCATTGGACAGAAACAGCATCCTAACAACTACTTGCAAAGCACTCCTGAAAAATACATTGTTTAAAACGTGCAATGTTTTCCAACCACTTGTTaaacttgcttgcttgctttttgaAACGTGGTGTTGGTCTCCAATTTAAGCTGCAGGGGCCAACCTGACTCCTACCTGTGCTTTTTTTAGCAGATCGGTAATTACAGGAAACCAGTCAGGAGTCAGCTTCTCCAACTCTAAGGTGATGATCACCAAGGCCAGTGTGGAGCCCTTAAACTGCAACACTTGGTGGCAGGCCATACAGTGCTGTAGCTGCTTGGTCAAGAACGCAGCGTGGCGGGAAGGATTCCTCTGAGGTAGCCTAGTTAGTAGTTGGGGCCACTTGGACATCACCATGGCATGGAACTGGAGAGAAGAGAatcagtatattatattatatcattcatatatatatatatgaataaatgAACTTTGTACGTTTTCCTATGTCATTGACCAGAAGTGCAAACTAATTCTTATTAATGGCAAGAACCTCTAAAATCTATTATAATGGTTggtcgcacagtcagccagaggTTTAAACTGGGATTATTATGTTCCATTGTTATAATTTGTGTCGTATTTGCCAAATATTGAGATGTTTAAGCTTACACTGAATGTAACTAATTCTGAATTCATTGCATTGTCGCAATTGGAAATTCAGAAAGTCCAAATTCtcctttatttatataaataagaaaatagtgATATTCAAACCAGCACAAAGAAATAAACGAGAGTGGTAAAAATCACTCATATAGGCATATAAAGGTAATATCCTGGTTGGTTAAAACAGGATGTTTATCCAAAATTCTCCAGGATGGGAGGGAAAAACCCTACTTGTTTATGGTAAAGGAGGAGCATTAAGACACTGTTGTATCACTTGATTTTTTGCCTTACTATAGCACATAGTAATTTCTTAAAAGGAAGTTTTCTTTCTATAAATGTTTAGCAGTTAAGATATATGACTTAAGTGCCAGATCAGAATGATCTATTTTAACTAAAATGAGGGTCAAGTGCATTTATGCAGGGTGGAAAAAAAAGGCTGATCTGAGATGACCTATTTGTGAaatgtagcaaaaattttgaaagTTTTTTACGTACAGTATTAAGATTCAgatagttaaaaatatttttgcagcgtgcaaaagaaaagaaaaagaaaaaaaaaagacctctaGTGAACAGTATGAGTATCTCTTTTAAACATCCATTTCAGTTGTCCTTTCAAAATGGGAATTTACATTCGTAAATCAGCTTAAGTGTTTGGAATAAGTAGAATGTTCAAAATGGAAATTTATTATCTTTGTGGTAAAAAAAATACACTTTGAAATACTTGCAGGTAACTGCGAATGTTTAACTTGTCAGGCTAACTAGAAAGGAATACATGTTtactaatgtttttaaaaagtcagcttAGTCTTTTAACCATCAAAAGGTTTAATGCTTACAATGTTTAAGAAATCCATTGATGTTGCTGTGTAAAGATCCCAGTGAAGTTTATCAAGTATGATTCTTTCCATTCTCAAAATCTCAGCTGGAGAACACTTGCAATCACTCTGCTCTGCCAGCTTCTTTACTGATGGTATTATCTGTTCAAAAACAAATGGAAACATAATAAAAGAAGCTCAGTTCTTATGAAGTATTGTGTAATGGTGTTGTATGTACAATTCTCTGAAAGATGAAGAGTTGCTTTCTGGACTATCCATGTAATAAAATGAATAACACCTAAAGCGATTCTTCTGTGAAATCAAAACATCCAGGATGCTCAACTGTGTATTACAAGACAATATTCtcatacattttaataaaaattaattccaTCCATAACAGTTCTTGATGTATGTGACTTAAATGCACTGAAGTAACATATATTGTGAAATGTAGAAATTAGTCTCAACTGTGTAATTGTAATCTGTATTTGAAGCTTTGGCTCATAATTCATAGTGTTGTGTTTTCCAAGCCACTAGTTACCTTATTTGGTTAGAAATAGACCTACTCAACACTAATAGATAAATCTgtacaaacacaaacaaacaaacaaacaaacaaacaaacagagccAGATTGGTGTAATGAGTAAGGCAACAGGTTAGAAACCATGAgttttagttctgccttaggcacaaagccagctgggtggccttgagtcaatcactttctctcagtcctggGAAGGGGGCAATGGCCAACCATTCTGGAAAaaacttgccccccccccaataataataataataattggaatcTTCttttccaggcagtctctgagaattggacatgactaAGTACAAGAAAAAAATTATCGTATTTGTTTACAAATAGAACTTCTCTACACCAATTGATAGAAACACAATCTAGACAACTActagtttccctgaaaataagacctccctggataataagcccaatcaggcttttgagcgcatgcactgaaataagccctccccccaaaataagcccaccGTGAAAATACTGCagcagagcagcagccatgaggtgaccatgctcgccctctcctgcacctcaaatataataagacctcccaaaaaataaggccaagcgcttatttcaggggtcaaaagaaaataagaccctgccttattttgggggaaacatggtatatagtATGTAGCAAATCACTTAAGacatgtaccgcttcacagtgctttacagcccactctaagcggtttacagagtcagcatattgcccccaacaatctgagtcctcgttttacagattttggaaggatggaaggctgagtcaaccttcagctggttggtcttgaactcctggagtgagcagtgaattaccctgcagtactgcattctaaccactgcgccaccatggctctaaacAGCTACAGTTTAAAATTGAGAATTTGAACAGTGTACATTTCTGATTTTTTCAAGGAAGGGTGTACTAGAAACTAGCATCTCATTCGGCTAACTAGAGTCTGACAGAAGCCAGCCCCCATCACCAAAATCAGGAATGAGGCATAGTGAGTCACAACCCCAAAATTGTATTGGGAAAGACAAAGAAGACTGATCAGgcccatttaataatatattgtGTGTTACTCAGCAAAGTCCAAACCTTTACTTATTTTAAAAGATGCCTACCTCATCTTCTTCATTGATTTTTGCTGCTAGAAGTAGACAAGCTACTGCGATGCAACGGAGATGTTTCAACTGTGCCTAAAACAAAGAGATAAAAGAATAAAGGCTTTCTGTGTGCgagttgtttaaattttaaaacacacacattgTATACCTATATCTGTATATCAAGTAAGAAAACACctagaatgtattttatttattactgaaTTTATGTCACACCATTCTGTCTTTTCCATCACTCAAGACAGTTTATAGCAATAAAAAAAGATAGTTGGTAAGATGTAAcatgaataaaacaaataaaattaaggTCTTTTCTTGCATACCCAATAATCAAATACCTAACACAGTGGGCATTTTCAGAAGGATTTCTCTTGCTGATCTGTGGATCCAGGCAGATTTACAATGGAAGGAACCATCTGTCAAGGAATCACCACTTCAAAGGGTTTTAAGTTATGCCTGGTGGGCAATTGGTAGCTAAAGCAGATCTTTTAGTCCAGCCTCATATGGTCCTTCTCCCTTGCCCTGCTAGTAGCTCAGCCAACGCATTTTGCTCCAATTGCAATTCCAGGTTCTTTTCAAGGGTGAGTCTGCATAAATCATGTTGAATACCTGAGATGGATGGGAACCAAGATTGTGGATCACTGCTTATAAACCCAGCTGGCTCAGTTGTACAAACATACTTCTTGCTGCAGCTGTTATCTATAAATCCAGtgactgccggggggggggggggaatagaacaCCTACAATGTGTGAACCTCTGTGGGAGTCCAATCCCATTCAAGAACAGACTTCCCTTCAATCCAAGTGCAGCTTTTTTCTTGCCAACAGCACTTCCATATGGACcgctgatggtgaacctatggcaggcttgccagaggtggcacacagagccctctctgctggcaagTGTGCCATCGCCCAGGTTAGAGCTCCATgctgtttcttttgtgagcttctgtttccctgcaaatgacaaaacagaagctcacgaaagaaaaatatCTCACCTCTTGCCATGCTGTGGTGTTGGAATGCCCCGTCTCCTGCCGGTCAGCTGATCTTCAGGTCTGTGCTGCACATGTACACatgtccatgcatgtgcacgtTTGCACATGTCTGCAAATGCACCCATTCATGCACATCCATGAATCCTCATGTTCACGCatgtgcatgtccatgcatgtgcacacaggcaCACACCTTTCCATTTGGGCATGCGTGTGCACGTTTGCACATGTCTGCAAATGCACCCATTCATGCACATCCAAGAATCCACATGttcacgcatgtgcatgcatgtgcaggtccacgcatgtgcacatgcgcacacacacacctttgcatttgggcatgcatgtgcacagtttgggcactcggtgtcttaAAAGTTTTACCATTACTGATATAGACCTTAACTGCATCTTTTTTATGCTTTTTACAAATTGCAACATCAACAGTGAAATACACATAGGTCATAGTATTATGGTGAAGGACcagctacatcaggggtgtcaaaatcacgtCGCCACTGCAGCATCACATGctgtattgggacttcccccccctttgctaaacccagtgtgggtgtggccagcatgtaatacatctggcccatgggacagGAGTTTGACAATCCCAAGATAGATCTAGGTTCACGTCTAATCTCAGCCATGGAACCTCATTGGTTGACTCTTAATCTCAGCCATGGAACCTCATTGGTTGACTCTGACCCAGGCATTTTCTCTGTCCAACCAAACAAAGGGATGCTTTTGGAAGTGTAAAATATGAACGTAGATCCATGAAAAAACTGGGTTGAGTTCCTGAAAGGAAGTAGGGATATACAATCTTAACAAATACAGTATCTATGCACGTACAGGATTATATTGTAAGCCTGCAATTATTTCCGCACTTGGAATAAGCCTCAATGAGCTACCAAAAAGATATGCTAGGATTGAAGATTTAATTGCCTGAGATTATATGTGTGTTGAGAGCTCCTTTGCACTCCTTTCTTCTGATAGGAACAACTAGTAGTAGGAGAATCCAGAGGTCCTTACCTTTACTGATGCCAGCAACCGGTTCAGAAAGCTGACCGCCAAGGAAAAGGTTTGAAAGCAAAACTGAAAGAGTGATGTTAACTTTCCAATCCACAAAACAGTTCTGTCATAAGATAGAGGAGAAATATCGGTGccctaaacagaaaaaaaaaactgaattgaaaacaagcagtacaggcagtcctcaacatatgaccacaattgagccccaagttgatgttgttaagtgagaaatctgtCAAgcgagtttgctccattttaagacttttcccaccacatttgttaagtgaatcaatgcagttcttaaattagtaacatggttgttaagtgaattgggcttccccgttgacttcccTTTTCAGAAGGATCACATGgctccaggatactgcaaccgtcataaatgcaagtCAGTTGTCAACCATCAAGCATGTAAATcacatgtccatggggatgctgcaatggttataagtgtgaaaaatggtcataagtcacttttttcagtgccattgtaactttgaatggacactaaaggaattgttgtaagttgaggactacctgtataatcatTTGGAATCTCTCTGAGTCCATTGATCATAATAGGTAGTACCTGATAAAAATTGGGCATGTGCGTATTAAGATACCTGAGATTTTTCTCTACCTCACCATAATCAGGATATGATAATACCCAtctctggagcagaggtggttttcagcaggttctgaccaattctggagaaccggtagcagaaattttgagtagttcggagaactgggaaatacgatctctgactggcctcgcccgcttctattctctgcctcccaagtcccaggtgattggaagggaatggagattttgtagcagaatgggttcctaccagttcgcacctattcggtagaaccggttcatcaaatctaccgaaccgattagaagaggttccaccagtggacccggaaagcaggccacacctacagaagaggttccaaaaaacctcaccactgacacacacacacacacacacacacagagagagactgacacagagagagagagaaagaaaggaagaaataaataaataaaaaaagaaaaaagaaagaaaaagtgagagagagatgaaagaagaaaagaaaaaagggacagagagacaaaaggaaggaaagagagagggggggaaaacacatggccggcaagccactcccaccagaccacatggccagcaagccactcccacaaaggaagccacacccacagagtaggttccaaaattttttgaaacccaccactgttttgtagtatcctttccctggagtagggagagaattgagattttacggtatccttcctctgccacgcacaccaagccatgccatgtccaccaagccatgcccacagaaccagtagtaaatttttttgaatctgtTCTGGAGGTTTAGGTACAGATCCTTTCCCCCAAAAGGTATGATTGCATTCATAGGTGTGATCAAGGAAAGCAAGAACAGaatataatgtttttatttatttaatttaaaacacGTATATACCTGCCCATTTTGTGTTGAACTCTGGTAACTCCCAATCAACAATTAAAACAACATCAGTAAAGACAACAAAAGATGCagctattaaaacattaaaaacctgGCACCACAGTTAAATTTCCTACATCCTAATTAAATCATTTCATATGCCTCACCCTATCCCTGTGCTTGGGAGAGGGGGGAGACGGACCTTAAGTGCTTTACAGAAGACTAGGAGGGTAGGAGGCCTGCTGAACTTCAAGGGGATGGGAGTTCCACAGGGCAGGGGCACTCTTCCCAGATCCCATGGGATGACAATGTTTAAGGGAAGGAACTGGGACTTTGCCCATCCTAAATGATCTGGTAGAACAGGTACGTGTTCTTAGGGAGAGATGGCCCAGCAGATAACCTGACCCTAATGGGTCATATAGTACTTTAAAATAACTACCAGCATCTtggacttccggggcgggaccttgctgatggcggtggcttaacgagctgcccccgggttcctggctgcgttatctgcctaaatacctggtagataaactcattcttcaggcaaagaagatgagagagagatccagctggcaagagcttttctttgaagtttgcagcttttttcttTGCTGTGAACGGAAGGGGGGCCTACCGAAGGCTGAATCACACCTCCGAGCCAGGAACTTCTGCCATAACCACTACagcgcaaagtaaggaacccccgcttaggacaatttttgatatatctatttgagattaatacaagcagagtccgtacccgaGAACTTTATctgtcccccttttttccccctttttaaaattttttttaaaaaaagaaagagctttctttgtgcatcgggtttctaaaaaaaataagctcctaaaatggcggatGCCACATTCTTAACTgtccgacagagagaaagatcaaaggaaccGCCAGATGgcattctctgactaattagttttgtttctctgaagacctaccaagattttttttcttatcaacttttaaaagctgtaaaagcctccttgttaatatagagacattctaaacagagatgaatatgaattgtttcattacaatgctaatcttttgaaacttgctttgttacaatgctcttttctgaaacattttgaaaaacttctaagaacaaataaaggggggacctaatactttcttctctcgcaagctacataacgggccagcagagtttgaataattgttgaataattgtttgaagaaaagaaataatggcatcaaaatcaaagtcggggagacgtccttttaggaatacacctcacgcacttggcacaaagttgcagcttttaccctctacgccccctactggagatttactaatgaaagaatttttttttgagactcttagagaatttagagaggagataaagaaacttaatgcagacttatgtgataagcttgatgctaggattgccaaaacaaaggacgatatggtgggacttgtaactgtattgacagaatatgttgctagaatggaagataagctagaggttcttgaggaagccaacactaacttgacatccaaaattgaagtaatgcaacaaaaagttgaaaacgcagaaaaacaaattgttatgatacactacaaacagatggagcttgcattaagagtcagggggctgcgtgaaaacgaacaggagaacttgaagcagattttctcagaggcctttaatcgtctggtgggaagaccggggatcaactttgactggcagatcgaaaaaatttatcgcatTAACTCTTGGGCAGCAAAACagcgagatgtaattatatattttactacaagagagtctagaaacgtgatactacaagagtcttataataccaggctacaaattggcggacaggacttgattgtcttgaaagaaataccaccccaaatgctaagagccagtagagactatgcttttctagtggaagaactcagaaaccgtcagatacagtatagatgggatgtgccatttggtattataattacatttgataagcaaaaatatcatctcaactctgtatgggaagcccgagatttctatcacaagaccctgaaggtgggacaccctgaatcatctggatctggagaaagattacaagaaggacaagataaacagcaaatcacacaactaccagacagaaagcaccatttcctccttccggaagggcaagggaccagagaacaaggacctagccgtacgactaccagacgaatgggaaaacaaggcagattgcaacaacctcaataatcatcggccattgatcaaggagttatgtctgaactctttacagaagagaaagaaaatattttactatttcaaacagttcaagaacgatataacttgtctgcaagaaattcatattaaattaactggtccaaaatatctgttcaacctcgaacttggtcaatattttgtgacttctgctacgcaa contains:
- the CCNI2 gene encoding cyclin-I2; the encoded protein is MKCIGTSESQNLALVLEYALTREAKIWKVPVFQNFTLKGTDISPLSYDRTVLWIGKLTSLFQFCFQTFSLAVSFLNRLLASVKAQLKHLRCIAVACLLLAAKINEEDEIIPSVKKLAEQSDCKCSPAEILRMERIILDKLHWDLYTATSMDFLNIFHAMVMSKWPQLLTRLPQRNPSRHAAFLTKQLQHCMACHQVLQFKGSTLALVIITLELEKLTPDWFPVITDLLKKAQIDSTKFIHCKELVDQQILGFQLPNAVYIFNPANRNIQTHLAEGLPYYYPMEKKEMQFNMQASLFRGKVYEADLQSDEFYDGFKYLYNEDGTSEAGPNNEMGSDDIQGPEESINACPPLQPAPHID